From the genome of Shimia isoporae:
CGAGGCTCCGCTGTCATACATGTTCTGCACCGTACCCAGCGCTTCCATTTCCGACATGCCATCAAGGGTCACGTTGTTTGCCAACCAAGTCAGGCGCAGATGGCGGCTGCTGGAAGAGATGTCGCTCGGAAGGCGGTCGCCGGCATCAACTGCGGTGGCGTCCATTTCCTCGATCGCGGCGCGGTGATCCTGCAGCAGAGGCGCATTGGCTTTCACACCAAGGTCAGTGTCACTGATGTTGCCGGTATACATGACGACCTCGCCACCTTCATTCAGCTGGAACCATGTCACATCGCCATTGCTGTCGACTGCGGAAACATGGAGACCATGCTTGCCGGCATCACCGGTGTCTGCAGACCACGCAATCTGGAATTCGCCGTTTTCATAACCTTCGGCAACCGCCTGCGCATTGTCGTATTGCGAAGCGATGAAGCCGGGCGCGTCAGCCAGGTTCACCGCGGGTGCGCCGGTGTCTTCGTAATCAGCGATGAAGTCGACTGATGGGTTCATATAAAGAGTGTCGACAACCATGCCTTTGTCGTTGTGGGCCTGCGCCTGAACACCGTGGAAGGCATCATTCTCAACCCAAGCCACGGTGAAGTTCTTCGCAGGTGCATCGGCTTGGTTGGCGAAACCCTCCGCCTCATACGAAGTAAGGTCGTCACCGGCGGCGAAAGTCACCAGGTCCAAGCCGGTTTTTTTACCCCAGTCAACGGAACGGACGTAGACAACACCATGGTCGGAGTCCATCGCGAGACGGGAGCAAGCCTGTGCGGCGGGAACCAATGCGGTGGAAGCAATCAGGGCGGCGGTTACGACTTTTTTGAAAGATGTCATTGTGTTTTCTCCAATTGAAAGTGTGATCATTCATCGTTGCGCTGTACATTTGGGTGATTATTCATCCTCATTCAAGGATCTGTCCTCAAATTTTTTTGCATACAAGACATGCAAGAGGCGCATACCGCCCAACGTATTGGGGAAAAAACGCTTTATAGACTTGACGCTAGGCGTTCTCTCGCCAAATCTTCGCGTAACACCGAGACATCGAAAAATCATCACTCGAAGAGGAAATGACATGAGAGCCGAGACAGATGAGGAACTGGGCGCACGTATCGCAGCACACATCGCCGCCCTGATCGAGGAACAAGGCACAAATCCAGGCGCAGTCGCCCGCGCGGCCGGCCTGGGCGTGACATCTGTTCGTGACATCATCAATGGCAGGGCTCGGGCTCCAAACGTGGTCACGCTTGTACGTATTGCCGATGTACTCAAGGCCGATCCCGGCGACATCATCAGCCCGCAACAAAGCGATCCGGCAGCAAACGCCCTGTATTGGTCTCTGGACGAAGGCAACAAACGCCGCATACGCGCGATCATGCGGGCACTTGTTACGGATCAGGAAGCCCAAGCATAAAAAGGAAGGCACTCACCGGCCTTCCCCCGCCTTCGTGCTTGCACTACATATCTCTCATGACCCCACTCGCCCACATCGCTGCGTTGCCTGTGCGTGCCTATCGGCTGCTGTTTAGCCCTTGGGTAGGATACAACTGCAGGTATCAACCGACCTGTTCGGTCTATGCCCTGGAGGCGCTGGAAAAACATGGTGCCATAAAAGGCTCTTGGCTGACCCTGCGCCGCATTGGCCGGTGCCACCCACTCGGCGGCAGCGGATACGACCCTGTTCCCCCATCAAAAGACGACGATTAGGCATACCCTCACTGGACAGCCCTACTGACCCGCTCTAGCCTCTTGTTCATAGTCAATCGGAGGTTTTTATGCGTTTCATTCCCGCTCTCTTGTCCGCAGCTGCGCTCGCCACAACGGCTGCCCCTGCATTCGCAGAGAAGTTCATCGGATACGGCGCCATCGAAGGATGGAATGTTTATGTCGATACCGAAAAAGGCAC
Proteins encoded in this window:
- the yidD gene encoding membrane protein insertion efficiency factor YidD: MTPLAHIAALPVRAYRLLFSPWVGYNCRYQPTCSVYALEALEKHGAIKGSWLTLRRIGRCHPLGGSGYDPVPPSKDDD
- a CDS encoding helix-turn-helix domain-containing protein; its protein translation is MRAETDEELGARIAAHIAALIEEQGTNPGAVARAAGLGVTSVRDIINGRARAPNVVTLVRIADVLKADPGDIISPQQSDPAANALYWSLDEGNKRRIRAIMRALVTDQEAQA